One Candidatus Poribacteria bacterium genomic region harbors:
- a CDS encoding PSD1 and planctomycete cytochrome C domain-containing protein has protein sequence MKTANTIPLSVMLVCFCLVVLGVYSVSAEESESTQAAVDYNLDVRPILADNCFACHGPDAKTREANLRFDTKAGAFSEPSGYPVIVPGKPEESELHLRVASNVDNYRMPPAGFNKTLTPEQIDVITQWIREGAKWEEHWAFTTPVRPTPPDVKNGDWIRNPIDAFILSRLEKEGLSPANEADKRTLIRRLSFDLTGLPPTREEIHRFLEDDSPDAYGKLIDSFMAKPEYGEHLARFWLDVARYGDTHGLHLDNYREMWPYRDWVIEAFNENMPFDQFTIEQLAGDLLPEPTLEQLIATGFNRCHVTTSEGGSIDEEYYVQYAIDRADTTSTVWMGLTVGCAQCHDHKYDPITQKEFYQLYAYFNNITEKAMDGNRKDSPPVVKLPTPEQEAELAAFDEQIAELDAQTKAPIPEVDATQIAWENRMPRWTTLKPTSLYSKGGATLEVLEDNSILASGTNPEQEIYEVVAELPPGKWSAVRLEGLTHESFPRGGVGRSANSNVVLTDFAVFIAPSTVDTNTSPTEDSETEIHADNETDALPTFQPSNQAAESREPRAESQSTETDVESETADVDPEDPWTRIPVVQAWADHEQALGEDGLEGVVANAIDDKPETGWALDRRIENRQAIFLVAAPFGMEGGSVKIRLKHEYDLRQKSLGRLRLALTDAPTIYPIGSKMTLGDWHAAGPFTAEHGNLAFYQVYEPETKNVNTNDTFEVNGKTVKWEKQAHWVDGQVHNDIVGENSATYVFRNIASVTQQKAQLYIGSNDALKVWMNGTEVLSKNVQRDAGADQEQIQVQLKPGNNTLLLKVVNYSGLSGFYFRIETDAPMIPAAVVEIAGMPRGERETEKQAQIRDYYRNNVTPDKTVNENAKRAFADLKALFTDLAEVQQKRNTLDASLTTTLVMEEREEPRGAYVLARGEYQHREEQVYPQTPAVLPVLPEDSLPNRLGFAKWLLLPEHPLTARVAINRFWQNVFGAGIVETAEDFGTQGIPPVHPELLDWLATEFIASGWDVQKMLKLMLTSATYRQSAQVTPEKLERDADNALLSRSPRYRLDAEMVRDNALAVSGLLYTKVGGPSVKPPQPDGLWKAVGFTGSNTDTFVQDTGPDKVYRRSFYTFWKRTAPPPQMNILDAPSREACTIRRERTNTPMQALMLMNDPQFFEAARAFAERAIKEGGETPQARIAYLFEAATARLPKPVEEQLLLKTFQAHYQELEADPEAAKALITVGESVPDETLNAVEVAAWTMIANLILNLDEVLNKG, from the coding sequence GTGAAAACTGCTAATACAATTCCACTATCGGTCATGTTAGTGTGTTTCTGCCTCGTTGTACTGGGAGTTTACTCAGTATCTGCGGAAGAAAGCGAGTCTACACAAGCAGCCGTTGATTACAACCTTGATGTCCGACCTATCCTTGCCGATAACTGCTTCGCCTGCCACGGACCCGATGCAAAGACACGAGAGGCTAACCTGCGGTTTGACACGAAAGCAGGCGCATTCTCCGAACCGAGCGGATACCCAGTCATCGTTCCGGGTAAGCCTGAAGAGAGCGAACTCCATCTTCGCGTTGCTTCCAACGTTGACAATTACCGGATGCCACCGGCAGGTTTCAATAAGACGCTGACACCAGAACAGATTGATGTTATTACCCAATGGATCCGAGAAGGCGCGAAATGGGAAGAACATTGGGCATTTACAACACCAGTTCGTCCGACACCACCAGATGTCAAAAACGGAGACTGGATCCGAAACCCCATTGACGCGTTCATACTCTCACGTCTTGAAAAAGAGGGACTCAGTCCGGCAAATGAAGCCGACAAACGGACGCTTATCCGACGTTTAAGTTTCGATCTCACCGGCTTACCACCGACACGCGAGGAGATCCACCGATTTCTCGAAGATGATTCACCCGATGCTTACGGAAAGCTTATTGATTCTTTCATGGCAAAGCCTGAATACGGCGAACATCTCGCACGGTTCTGGTTGGATGTTGCGCGCTATGGAGATACCCACGGACTCCATTTAGATAACTACCGTGAAATGTGGCCCTACCGAGATTGGGTGATTGAGGCGTTTAATGAAAATATGCCGTTTGACCAGTTTACGATTGAGCAGCTGGCGGGGGATCTCTTGCCAGAACCGACGCTTGAGCAACTCATCGCCACTGGGTTCAATCGGTGCCACGTCACAACAAGCGAAGGTGGCTCTATTGACGAAGAGTACTACGTTCAGTACGCCATTGACAGAGCCGATACAACCTCTACTGTCTGGATGGGATTGACGGTCGGGTGCGCCCAGTGCCACGATCATAAATACGATCCGATTACGCAGAAGGAATTCTATCAACTCTACGCCTATTTCAACAATATCACCGAAAAGGCGATGGATGGCAACCGCAAGGATTCTCCGCCTGTTGTGAAACTGCCGACCCCGGAGCAGGAAGCCGAACTCGCTGCGTTTGATGAACAAATTGCGGAATTAGATGCACAGACGAAAGCACCTATCCCTGAAGTAGATGCAACCCAAATCGCTTGGGAAAATAGGATGCCCCGCTGGACAACGTTAAAACCGACATCGCTCTACTCTAAAGGCGGCGCGACACTGGAAGTCTTGGAAGATAACTCTATCTTAGCCAGCGGCACCAATCCAGAACAGGAAATTTACGAAGTTGTTGCAGAACTGCCACCCGGGAAGTGGAGTGCTGTCCGATTGGAAGGGCTTACACACGAATCCTTCCCGAGAGGCGGGGTCGGAAGAAGTGCTAACAGTAACGTTGTTTTAACCGATTTTGCTGTCTTCATCGCTCCATCCACGGTAGATACCAACACATCTCCGACAGAGGACAGTGAAACTGAAATACACGCCGATAACGAAACCGATGCCCTTCCAACCTTCCAACCTTCCAATCAAGCCGCTGAGAGCCGAGAGCCGAGAGCCGAAAGCCAATCAACCGAAACGGATGTGGAAAGTGAAACTGCGGATGTCGATCCTGAGGATCCGTGGACACGTATACCGGTAGTGCAAGCGTGGGCGGACCACGAACAGGCACTTGGTGAAGACGGACTTGAGGGTGTCGTTGCGAATGCGATTGACGACAAGCCAGAAACCGGATGGGCACTTGACAGACGAATCGAAAATCGGCAAGCAATCTTTCTTGTCGCTGCGCCTTTTGGAATGGAAGGCGGTAGCGTGAAGATCCGTCTCAAGCATGAGTACGACTTACGGCAGAAGAGCCTGGGACGGCTCCGACTCGCCCTGACGGATGCCCCGACGATCTATCCGATCGGTTCCAAAATGACTTTAGGAGACTGGCACGCCGCGGGTCCCTTTACGGCAGAACATGGTAACCTCGCTTTCTACCAAGTCTATGAACCTGAAACGAAAAACGTCAACACAAACGACACTTTTGAAGTGAACGGCAAGACCGTCAAATGGGAGAAGCAGGCGCATTGGGTTGATGGACAGGTTCATAACGACATCGTTGGTGAAAACAGTGCGACTTACGTTTTCCGAAACATAGCCTCTGTTACGCAACAGAAAGCGCAGCTCTATATCGGCAGTAACGACGCACTCAAGGTGTGGATGAATGGAACAGAAGTCCTCTCCAAAAACGTCCAACGGGACGCGGGTGCCGACCAAGAGCAAATCCAGGTACAACTCAAACCCGGGAATAATACGCTCCTCCTGAAAGTTGTCAACTATTCAGGTCTTTCCGGTTTCTATTTCCGTATTGAAACCGACGCGCCAATGATACCCGCAGCCGTTGTCGAAATTGCGGGTATGCCTCGTGGTGAACGCGAGACTGAGAAACAGGCACAAATTCGGGACTACTATCGGAACAACGTCACACCCGATAAGACGGTGAATGAAAATGCAAAGCGTGCATTCGCTGATCTGAAAGCACTCTTTACTGACTTAGCCGAGGTCCAGCAAAAGCGGAATACACTGGACGCTTCCTTGACGACAACGCTTGTCATGGAGGAGCGCGAGGAGCCAAGAGGTGCTTATGTCTTAGCGCGTGGTGAATATCAGCATCGAGAGGAACAGGTCTATCCACAAACCCCTGCTGTCCTGCCTGTGCTACCGGAGGACTCCCTACCGAACCGGCTCGGTTTCGCGAAGTGGTTGCTGTTGCCGGAACATCCGCTCACCGCTCGTGTCGCAATTAACAGGTTCTGGCAAAACGTCTTTGGTGCCGGTATTGTGGAAACAGCCGAAGACTTCGGCACGCAAGGCATACCGCCGGTGCATCCCGAACTCCTCGACTGGCTCGCAACCGAGTTTATCGCCTCGGGGTGGGATGTACAAAAAATGCTCAAATTGATGCTCACTTCAGCGACCTATCGTCAGAGTGCTCAAGTTACGCCTGAAAAATTGGAACGTGATGCGGATAACGCCCTGCTCTCCCGTAGCCCAAGATACCGGCTTGATGCCGAAATGGTGCGTGATAATGCACTCGCTGTCAGTGGTTTGTTGTATACCAAAGTTGGCGGTCCGAGTGTCAAACCGCCGCAACCGGATGGGCTTTGGAAAGCCGTCGGGTTCACTGGATCGAATACCGATACGTTTGTTCAGGATACCGGTCCCGATAAAGTCTATCGTCGAAGTTTCTACACCTTCTGGAAACGTACCGCACCACCGCCACAGATGAACATCTTGGATGCACCCTCGCGCGAGGCTTGCACTATCCGTCGTGAGCGTACGAACACGCCGATGCAGGCGTTAATGTTGATGAACGATCCACAGTTCTTTGAAGCGGCACGTGCTTTCGCGGAGCGTGCTATTAAAGAAGGCGGCGAAACACCCCAGGCGCGCATCGCCTATCTCTTTGAAGCGGCGACTGCCCGTCTACCGAAACCCGTTGAAGAGCAACTTTTACTAAAGACATTCCAAGCGCATTATCAGGAGTTGGAAGCTGATCCCGAAGCGGCAAAAGCACTTATTACTGTCGGTGAATCGGTACCTGATGAAACCTTAAACGCAGTCGAAGTCGCGGCATGGACAATGATTGCAAACCTAATTCTCAATCTGGATGAAGTCCTGAATAAAGGGTAG
- a CDS encoding DUF1501 domain-containing protein → MDPIKEYLKLETRRQFFSKCASGLGAAALATLMPNGVVNALEGQAKPRFGGLPELPHFAPKAKRAIYLFMSGAPSQLDLYDYKPNMGEWFDTDLPESVRMGQRLTTMTSGQDKFPIAPSIFEFKKYDNGGDGVWISELLPHTASMVKDLAIIKTVHTEAINHDPAITFFCTGDESPGKPSLGAWLSYGLGSENRNLPAFIVMNATWSGPKGAQALYNRLWGSGFLPSEHQGVLLRSQGDPVLFLSNPEGVSEKARKQMLDTLVDLNKELYQEIGDPETHARISQYEMAFRMQTSVPELTDLSKEPDHILEMYGPEVKVPGTFANCCILARRMMERDVRLVQVFHRGWDQHGDLPKNIRNQARDIDQPSTALVQDLKQRGMLDETLVVWGGEFGRTVYCQGKLSRDNYGRDHHPKCFTRWMAGGGIKGGVVHGETDDFSYNIVRDPVHVRDINATILHQLGIDHERLTFKFQGLDHRLTGVEEEARIVNEILV, encoded by the coding sequence ATGGATCCGATTAAAGAATATCTGAAACTTGAAACCCGTCGCCAATTCTTTAGTAAATGTGCGTCGGGGCTTGGTGCTGCAGCGCTCGCCACGTTGATGCCCAACGGCGTTGTCAATGCGCTTGAGGGTCAAGCGAAACCGAGATTCGGCGGTTTACCAGAATTACCTCATTTTGCACCGAAGGCGAAACGTGCGATCTACCTCTTTATGTCTGGGGCACCTTCGCAACTGGATCTGTATGACTATAAACCGAATATGGGGGAATGGTTCGATACCGACCTTCCTGAGTCTGTCCGAATGGGGCAACGGCTCACGACGATGACCTCTGGACAGGATAAGTTCCCCATCGCACCCTCTATATTTGAGTTCAAGAAGTACGACAACGGGGGGGATGGTGTCTGGATTAGCGAGTTGCTACCGCATACCGCGAGCATGGTGAAAGACCTCGCGATTATCAAGACGGTACACACCGAAGCCATTAATCACGATCCGGCGATTACGTTCTTCTGTACCGGCGATGAAAGTCCTGGAAAACCGAGCCTCGGTGCGTGGTTGAGTTATGGGTTGGGTAGTGAAAACAGAAACCTGCCTGCTTTCATCGTAATGAATGCGACATGGAGCGGTCCGAAGGGTGCGCAGGCACTCTACAATCGCCTCTGGGGGTCTGGTTTCCTGCCATCGGAACATCAAGGTGTGCTGCTCCGCAGCCAAGGCGATCCTGTTCTATTCCTTTCAAATCCAGAAGGTGTCAGCGAGAAAGCAAGGAAACAGATGTTGGATACCCTTGTTGATTTGAACAAGGAACTCTACCAAGAGATTGGTGACCCGGAAACGCATGCACGTATCTCACAGTATGAGATGGCGTTCCGCATGCAAACAAGCGTCCCCGAACTTACGGATCTGTCGAAAGAACCCGACCATATTTTGGAGATGTACGGCCCTGAGGTTAAGGTCCCAGGTACATTTGCGAACTGTTGTATTCTTGCGCGTCGGATGATGGAGCGCGATGTCCGCCTCGTTCAAGTTTTCCATCGCGGCTGGGATCAACACGGCGACCTTCCGAAGAACATTCGGAATCAGGCGCGCGACATCGACCAACCCTCGACAGCACTCGTCCAAGACCTCAAACAACGCGGCATGTTGGATGAAACCTTAGTCGTCTGGGGCGGCGAATTCGGACGGACGGTTTATTGCCAAGGTAAACTCAGTCGAGATAACTATGGACGAGATCATCATCCGAAGTGCTTTACGCGCTGGATGGCGGGTGGGGGCATAAAGGGTGGAGTCGTTCATGGTGAAACGGATGACTTTAGCTACAATATCGTCCGAGACCCTGTCCATGTTCGGGACATAAACGCTACGATTCTCCACCAACTCGGCATTGATCATGAGCGATTAACTTTTAAGTTCCAAGGGCTTGACCATCGCTTGACAGGTGTCGAAGAAGAAGCACGAATCGTCAATGAGATTCTGGTATGA
- a CDS encoding pentapeptide repeat-containing protein, with protein sequence MYEKHGEIISAQTFLEVLQGDAGRVVLTNCIIEGVVDIFSTRLERDEHNRLLLKKSLTCTGCTFRNIVNFRAVVFQQEVDFRRTLFEGILDLDEAVLYGPCAFREATFQRRADFHSAMFRRSASFWRARFNSIADFHGVQFRENAVFHEANFHTEVNFRRALFQGTLDCTGTLFPEITTFNNATFLGRTNFTGAQFLSAAAFRDAQYIPDTLFQAVKAKLSREQHHPTEFYLDSQQVDEAANPLFKRYVADQQFIRAFNQGNPVLAHLWRWSSDYGRSLGIWALWSFFLAVLFAFAYMPFPEWLPAWIQSWAPRFHQTTGFYSGRALTFSDCFYFSVVTFTTLGFGDVVADNAPARFLVALEVIFGYVMLGGLISIFSNKLASRS encoded by the coding sequence ATGTACGAAAAACACGGAGAAATAATTAGTGCACAAACCTTCCTTGAGGTGTTACAAGGTGATGCTGGACGTGTTGTCCTTACAAATTGCATAATCGAGGGGGTTGTTGACATCTTTTCTACCCGCCTAGAACGAGATGAGCACAACAGGCTTCTTCTCAAGAAGTCGCTCACGTGCACCGGATGTACATTTAGAAATATCGTCAATTTCCGAGCAGTCGTTTTTCAACAAGAGGTAGACTTTCGGCGTACCCTCTTTGAAGGGATTCTTGACCTCGATGAAGCCGTCTTATACGGTCCCTGTGCATTCCGTGAGGCTACCTTCCAAAGACGCGCGGATTTTCACAGCGCAATGTTCCGCAGAAGTGCCAGTTTTTGGCGGGCGAGATTTAATAGCATTGCTGATTTTCATGGGGTTCAATTCCGGGAGAACGCCGTTTTCCACGAGGCGAACTTCCATACTGAAGTCAATTTTCGGCGCGCCCTGTTTCAAGGCACGCTTGATTGTACAGGAACCTTGTTCCCTGAAATCACTACGTTCAATAATGCTACATTTTTAGGGCGTACCAACTTTACGGGGGCACAGTTCCTCTCTGCTGCCGCCTTTCGCGATGCTCAATATATTCCAGATACACTCTTTCAGGCAGTGAAAGCGAAGCTGAGCAGAGAACAGCATCATCCCACCGAATTCTATTTAGACAGCCAACAGGTAGACGAAGCGGCGAACCCACTTTTCAAGCGCTACGTTGCTGACCAGCAGTTCATCCGTGCCTTCAATCAGGGGAATCCTGTATTGGCGCACTTATGGCGGTGGAGTTCCGATTATGGACGCAGTTTAGGGATTTGGGCACTCTGGTCTTTTTTCTTGGCAGTTTTGTTTGCGTTTGCTTATATGCCGTTCCCCGAATGGCTGCCGGCGTGGATCCAAAGCTGGGCACCGCGTTTCCATCAAACAACGGGTTTTTACAGTGGCCGAGCGTTAACCTTCTCGGACTGCTTCTATTTCAGCGTTGTGACGTTTACAACGCTGGGTTTCGGAGATGTCGTCGCGGATAATGCTCCCGCGCGCTTTCTTGTCGCGCTGGAGGTAATTTTTGGATATGTGATGTTGGGTGGATTAATTAGTATTTTCTCGAACAAACTGGCAAGCCGGAGTTAA
- a CDS encoding tetratricopeptide repeat protein: protein MCIRIRYIFRGASHVRTYAKNILNIALIGFAFILLNTATAHQSAVSSHADHTDYFDHITLFSQGRITRFTRMPIRVYISPVLKDSPYLPEIRYAMQTWHAASDGDVRFEEIDTPQDADIRVSWGYTGFLADFQDTRLGSAHLTRLKDSVQIGTFSKGFAVGPISPAEDPENETASEISFTVEIILMLEGDGTIGVLSQEELRTVCLHEFAHAIGLWGHSPHPGDICYPTATAQQPNARDIATLRKLYNTPLNTPQHDVAIGVLKTEIEQKPYADPQTRLRHHYLLGAIYFDKGDIPAAIATFHACKEMDPKFQPAVEKLIQIYHETGETDQAIALVENRVTQKPSPADYNTLGIFYYDRKDVEKAIQAFEKALHIAPYHKAARRNLHQLLRAKGFKALAAKDFDTATTIFERVLQMEPLDAPTYQLMGNGYAQAGEFETAITYYQKAIDINPVDALTRQNLAQCYNNYGVTLRNRGEWDAAIEAYRNALQLMPTLHIARTNLSDAFTRKANAHNEVGELAEAVQAYLELQKLHPDEMHIRNLLGELYLKKGDYAEALSAFQHVYNDNPNANHALHNLIAAYHHYARSLSDAEDYITAIELLEKALQLAPADLNLRMSLANAYQGAGDYERASLELSRVLAQAPESRQAKEEQINLRIRHGNALMRQREYAAALAEFQAIPEAERDTQIYNTIGYLCLVQGEHQKAFSAFETVLRRDPINMPAFRNLLSLESQLIRRRSNKTRDDILTRTRCALAITLIKRKQLTAAVEKYRLALTSVKKFGDSETLDPLLIETGKQLANAFQQYGDTENRETILQLVEERGGKRF from the coding sequence ATGTGTATTAGGATACGATATATTTTTAGAGGTGCCTCGCATGTCAGAACGTACGCTAAAAACATCTTGAACATTGCGTTAATTGGTTTCGCCTTCATATTGCTAAACACTGCTACAGCACACCAGTCCGCTGTGTCGTCTCATGCAGATCATACAGACTATTTCGATCACATCACGCTCTTTTCTCAGGGAAGAATCACTCGCTTTACACGGATGCCGATCCGGGTCTACATCTCGCCTGTCCTGAAAGACAGTCCGTATTTACCCGAAATCCGATATGCCATGCAAACGTGGCACGCTGCGAGTGATGGGGATGTCCGCTTTGAGGAGATTGATACGCCGCAAGACGCAGATATCCGCGTCAGTTGGGGATATACCGGTTTTCTCGCCGACTTTCAGGATACCCGACTTGGCAGTGCCCATTTAACGCGCCTCAAGGATAGTGTCCAAATCGGTACCTTTTCTAAAGGATTCGCCGTGGGCCCTATCAGTCCAGCTGAAGACCCGGAGAACGAAACAGCATCCGAGATTAGTTTTACGGTGGAGATTATTCTCATGTTAGAAGGCGACGGGACGATCGGTGTCCTATCGCAGGAAGAGCTGCGGACGGTGTGCCTCCACGAGTTTGCGCATGCAATCGGGTTATGGGGACATAGTCCACATCCGGGGGACATCTGTTACCCAACAGCGACAGCGCAACAACCCAACGCCCGCGATATAGCCACGCTACGTAAGCTCTATAACACACCCCTTAATACACCACAGCATGATGTTGCTATCGGGGTACTGAAAACCGAAATTGAACAGAAACCCTACGCCGATCCGCAAACACGACTCCGACACCACTATCTACTCGGTGCCATCTACTTCGACAAAGGCGATATACCCGCCGCAATTGCTACCTTCCATGCTTGTAAGGAGATGGATCCCAAATTTCAACCCGCAGTGGAGAAACTCATCCAGATCTACCACGAAACCGGTGAAACCGATCAGGCGATTGCACTTGTTGAGAATCGAGTGACACAGAAACCCTCGCCCGCGGATTACAACACGCTCGGTATCTTCTACTATGACAGAAAGGACGTTGAGAAGGCGATACAGGCGTTTGAGAAGGCACTGCACATTGCTCCCTATCACAAAGCCGCTCGGCGAAATCTACATCAACTGCTACGGGCAAAAGGATTTAAAGCGTTGGCAGCGAAGGACTTTGATACTGCCACCACTATTTTTGAAAGGGTGCTGCAAATGGAGCCACTCGACGCACCTACGTATCAACTTATGGGCAACGGCTACGCGCAGGCTGGGGAATTTGAGACAGCGATCACCTACTACCAGAAGGCAATTGACATTAACCCTGTCGATGCGCTGACCCGGCAGAATCTTGCGCAATGCTATAATAACTACGGCGTGACCTTACGGAATCGTGGAGAATGGGATGCGGCGATCGAGGCGTATCGGAATGCACTGCAGTTGATGCCGACGCTGCATATTGCCCGCACAAACTTAAGCGACGCGTTCACCCGAAAAGCGAATGCGCATAACGAGGTGGGTGAGTTAGCGGAAGCGGTACAGGCGTATCTCGAATTACAGAAACTCCATCCTGATGAGATGCACATCCGCAATTTGCTCGGTGAGTTATACCTCAAAAAAGGCGACTATGCGGAGGCACTATCGGCGTTTCAACATGTTTATAACGACAATCCTAATGCGAATCACGCTTTGCATAATCTCATCGCAGCCTATCATCACTACGCACGAAGCCTCAGTGATGCTGAAGATTATATAACAGCGATTGAATTGCTTGAAAAAGCACTCCAACTCGCGCCTGCTGATCTGAATTTGCGTATGAGTTTGGCGAATGCCTATCAGGGTGCTGGCGACTATGAACGCGCCTCCCTTGAGCTATCGCGCGTCTTGGCACAAGCACCGGAGAGTCGACAGGCGAAAGAGGAACAGATTAACCTGAGAATCCGACACGGGAATGCACTCATGCGGCAACGAGAATACGCCGCTGCTTTGGCTGAATTCCAAGCGATCCCCGAAGCCGAGCGCGACACTCAGATTTACAATACCATCGGTTACCTCTGTCTTGTGCAAGGTGAACACCAGAAAGCGTTTTCGGCTTTTGAGACCGTTCTCCGGAGAGATCCGATTAACATGCCGGCATTCAGAAACTTATTATCGCTGGAATCCCAACTCATCCGACGGCGTTCCAATAAAACACGGGACGATATTCTCACCAGAACCCGATGTGCGCTCGCGATTACCCTCATAAAACGAAAACAACTGACCGCTGCTGTTGAGAAGTATCGACTCGCCTTGACCTCTGTCAAAAAATTCGGCGACTCTGAAACGTTAGATCCGCTTCTCATTGAAACCGGTAAGCAACTCGCAAATGCGTTTCAGCAATACGGCGACACCGAAAACCGTGAGACGATTCTCCAGTTGGTCGAAGAGCGCGGTGGGAAAAGGTTTTAA
- a CDS encoding lamin tail domain-containing protein, translating to MDLHDTNNDKFPAGAQQLYIVVNGADDEWMPADDFLLILRDRNDRTNHEGIVDIAGNQFIEQANVSDTWPLKGWKVAIANADINTERIDANDWGGANSSIPRNTGMTYARIEQKSGGQRSEKDHWRKDGAVNGPGYDPNVDMAIAPGTPGYANNARKANPADIMGKVVISEIMYDAGDNGNLTQWIELYNSSFTESAHLNGDWELEIRNIDPDVESYVDAKFTFDGTSVILPNQTLLLVSDRSSASDVVSHRVYNLYQKHRNALGLSARKSVLLSSEGFHLELRYKGSVEDVAGNVMLDPRTPGRTVMWALPETGGEMRKSIVRGFGSRAFDGTPDDANDGTMAASWITAQSVGSYYGHRDDVGSPGHREGSPLPVSLSSFRPVRDKATGAVVITWITESELNNAGFNILRSETKDGVFQVIKVKGIVPGHGTISEKRMYTYTDTTAKPNVVYYYQIEDVSLDGNRTTLRTTHLRGNVSAGGKLTTRWSELKSFGK from the coding sequence ATGGATCTCCATGATACCAACAACGACAAGTTCCCGGCAGGTGCGCAGCAGCTGTATATCGTCGTGAATGGTGCTGATGACGAGTGGATGCCTGCTGATGATTTCCTCCTAATTCTCAGAGACCGTAACGATAGAACCAACCATGAAGGGATCGTAGACATCGCCGGTAATCAGTTCATTGAGCAGGCGAACGTCTCAGATACCTGGCCTTTGAAAGGGTGGAAGGTTGCCATTGCGAACGCTGACATCAATACAGAAAGGATTGATGCGAATGACTGGGGTGGTGCTAACAGTAGCATACCCCGTAACACCGGTATGACGTATGCGCGTATCGAGCAGAAGTCTGGTGGACAACGTTCAGAGAAAGACCACTGGCGTAAGGACGGTGCCGTCAACGGTCCCGGGTATGACCCGAACGTAGATATGGCAATCGCACCGGGAACGCCGGGGTATGCCAACAACGCCCGGAAGGCAAACCCCGCCGACATTATGGGTAAAGTCGTTATCAGTGAGATTATGTATGATGCCGGTGACAACGGCAATCTCACGCAGTGGATAGAACTCTACAACTCTTCCTTCACGGAATCGGCACATCTCAACGGGGATTGGGAACTGGAGATTCGCAACATTGACCCGGATGTCGAGTCTTACGTCGATGCGAAGTTCACGTTTGATGGCACTTCTGTGATTCTGCCGAACCAGACGCTGTTGTTGGTCTCTGACCGTAGCAGTGCGAGTGATGTGGTGTCCCACCGCGTCTATAACCTGTATCAGAAGCACCGCAACGCACTCGGTCTCTCGGCACGCAAGAGTGTGCTACTGAGCAGTGAAGGGTTCCATCTCGAGCTCCGGTATAAAGGGAGCGTTGAGGACGTAGCGGGTAATGTTATGCTGGATCCGCGGACCCCGGGTCGCACGGTGATGTGGGCATTGCCGGAGACGGGTGGCGAGATGCGCAAGTCCATCGTCCGTGGCTTCGGCTCACGTGCATTTGATGGCACCCCCGATGACGCGAATGATGGCACGATGGCAGCCTCGTGGATAACGGCACAGAGTGTCGGGAGCTACTATGGACACCGTGATGATGTCGGGTCACCCGGACATCGGGAAGGCAGCCCCTTACCCGTCTCACTCTCAAGCTTCCGTCCCGTTCGCGACAAAGCGACGGGTGCTGTTGTGATTACATGGATCACCGAATCTGAGTTGAACAATGCTGGCTTTAACATCCTGCGAAGTGAGACGAAGGACGGTGTGTTCCAAGTCATCAAGGTCAAAGGCATCGTGCCCGGACACGGCACCATTTCTGAAAAGCGTATGTATACCTACACAGATACAACTGCGAAACCCAACGTTGTTTACTACTACCAGATTGAGGACGTCTCGTTGGACGGCAACCGGACAACCTTGCGCACGACACACTTACGTGGAAACGTCAGTGCGGGTGGTAAACTCACAACGCGTTGGAGTGAGCTAAAATCGTTTGGCAAATAG